A portion of the Apus apus isolate bApuApu2 chromosome 3, bApuApu2.pri.cur, whole genome shotgun sequence genome contains these proteins:
- the FAM167A gene encoding protein FAM167A, translating into MSLPKIQIEEALDSMDASSGGAAPPDDHLRSLKALTEKLRLETRRPSYLEWKAKLEEQAWKSPQPAGVEEVIEDKKSTGDTVPLRKVQLHLNGSSVQDKVTLTSGRISGFESIDEALTWLRKELAEMRLQDQQLARQLMRLRSDINKLKIEQTCHLHQRMLNDATYELEERDELSDLFCDFPLVNSFSLSTPLKLIGVTKMNINSRRFSLC; encoded by the exons ATGTCTCTACCCAAAATCCAAATAGAAGAGGCACTGGACAGCATGGATGCCAGCTCTGGAGGTGCTGCTCCTCCTGATGACCACCTAAGGAGCCTCAAGGCATTGACAGAGAAGCTGAGACTGGAGACCAGGCGCCCATCCTACTTGGAgtggaaagcaaagctggaggagcaggcaTGGAAGAGCCCTCAGCCTGCAGGAGTGGAGGAGGTGATCGAGGACAAAAAGTCCACTGGGGACACTGTTCCCTTGAGGAAGGTGCAGCTGCATCTCAATGGAAGCTCTGTCCAGGACAAGGTGACTCTTACTTCAGGGAGAATAAGTGGCTTTGAGAGCATTGATGAAGCTTTGACGTGGCTCAGGAAGGAACTG GCAGAAATGCGCCTGCAGGACCAGCAGCTGGCCAGGCAGCTCATGCGCCTCCGCAGTGACATCAACAAGCTGAAGATCGAGCAGACCTGCCACCTGCACCAGCGCATGCTCAACGATGCCACGTACGAGCTGGAGGAGAGGGATGAGCTCTCTGACCTCTTCTGTGACTTCCCCCTTGTcaactccttcagcctctccacGCCGCTCAAGCTCATCGGAGTCACCAAGATGAACATCAACTCCCGCCGGTTCTCACTGTGTTGA